The following are encoded together in the Daucus carota subsp. sativus chromosome 5, DH1 v3.0, whole genome shotgun sequence genome:
- the LOC135152673 gene encoding uncharacterized protein LOC135152673, whose product MYDGIPEALQENFGLYMAQKSPRKIKLLNNAPVQRLEMKWRTSNKNVDSGVFVMHHMETYMGYTLRNWDCKFAAEGIEQKRQLEKARKIYAAKIVYSEINILKDHMKTEIKFVNQN is encoded by the exons ATGTATGATGGAATACCTGAAGCCCTG CAAGAGAACTTTGGGTTATACATGGCACAGAAAAGCCCAAGAAAAATCAAGTTGTTAAATAATGCTCCAGTGCAACGTCTAGAAATGAAATGGAGAACTTCAAATAAGAATGTAGACTCTGGAGTGTTTGTGATGCATCATATGGAAACATATATGGGATATACTCTGCGCAACTGGGATTGCAAATTTGCTGCGGAG GGTATTGAACAGAAAAGGCAATTGGAGAAGGCAAGAAAAATATATGCTGCAAAGATTGTCTACTCAGAAATAAACATCTTGAAAGACCACATGAAAACAGAGATAAAGTTTGTTAATCAGAACTAG
- the LOC135152858 gene encoding uncharacterized protein LOC135152858, translated as MPIIYMIMQVPEFETPDESKQNDVNSEQYKGGNSNFTTPKETLKGVGPSRLFSPQDNVDASILSIARDVEQNHNSTEVLTEDEISSRLQHHLSQMEKLKKEFGETLDKGKQLFPESDKMKEYEQRFEEMTTGSIDKGWDFFTYKDWKTFDILMLPENERAFNKMHDIDDFLDDLKLGGQVVDSNIYTKHITRNEPSYAAYGLNNHLKRVLKPTDHQKSPFKIQGIDLNTQRFSKDEEEVWSWINGRKNRAMIEIFLWNNVTCLKHHIQSLQIGKEVLFHVVDAYTSILNEDEKFRAAESPYRFFCSTMVTMGNVVKGSQLVANSTDPNITYMKFKSNMDAILFKHRVDINHVDLEDLC; from the exons ATGccaattatttatatgattatgCAGGTTCCAGAATTTGAAACTCCTGATGAAAGCAAACAAAATGATGTGAACTCTGAACAGTACAag GGTGGGAACAGCAACTTCACCACACCTAAAGAAACATTGAAGGGCGTAGGACCCAGTCGGCTGTTTTCTCCACAAGACAATGTTGATGCATCAATATTGTCAATTGCAAGAGATGTTGAACAGAATCACAATAGCACTGAGGTGCTCACAGAGGAT GAGATATCGTCAAGATTACAGCATCATTTATCACAAATGGAAAAGCTGAAGAAAGAATTTGGTGAAACACTTGACAAGGGGAAACAGCTGTTCCCAGAAAGTGATAAAATGAAAGAATATGAACAGAGGTTTGAAGAGATGACAACAGGAAG TATTGATAAAGGCTGGGATTTTTTCACATACAAAGACTGGAAAACATTTGACATTTTAATGCTCCCGGAAAATGAAAGGGCTTTTAATAAGATGCACGACATAGATGACTTTTTagatgatttaaaattaggGGGTCAGGTGGTTGATAGTAATATTTACACAAAACATATTACTAGGAATGAGCCAAGCTATGCTGCATATGGACTCAACAATCATCTGAAAAGGGTACTCAAACCAACTGATCATCAGAAGTCTCCATTCAAAATCCAAGGGATTGATCTCAACACACAAAGGTTCagcaaagatgaagaagaagtatGGAGCTGGATTAATGGAAGAAAGAACCGAGCAAT GATTGAGATATTCCTCTGGAACAACGTTACTTGCTTGAAGCATCACATTCAAAGCCTACAAATTGGAAAAGAAGTGTTGTTCCATGTTGTTGATGCTTATACAAGCATACTAAACGAAGATGAAAAATTCAGAGCAGCAGAGTCTCCTTATAGGTTTTTCTGCAGTACAATGGTGACA ATGGGAAATGTGGTTAAAGGAAGCCAATTGGTAGCAAACAGTACTGATCCAAATATAACATACATGAAGTTCAAATCCAACATGGATGCAATTTTGTTCAAGCACAGAGTTGATATTAATCATGTTGATCTG GAAGATTTGTGTTGA
- the LOC135152859 gene encoding probable ubiquitin-like-specific protease 2A, with protein sequence MRLILKIIPEERKTGCSFFDPMFFISYMDAVKKAKKKDSTAIEKSNVWKWIKKQKIFACRYVFVPICQSNHWNLLILCNLGEDLEMNEKSPCMLLLDSLQEAEPKNLEPCIKQFVYQMYKNESVQGTDDVFQFDLSIPMVPQQDDGEKCGYYVLYYMFKFLMSCPENFNINEHGGFMNSSWFTEEEMNNFFNNLSSEKLHTDQMQASEDIIVVKEKNLSSNMEVDGQNVDNEIAAEEIEKLSKDEQEAEMVVQCEPIRSLVVYTPESSQEQQEPNQPTPPASETIATHEKDGKEKLAAAAPSVRKSPRLQPIKEDEEDFSIHIVDPEGGENADKGPAEKAQRIVRATKNEGVNKRKAVEEVQHNKEKKLKKKVEAENEDEEVEEEEEKDDDEKPKKILIRAYPSTFSKTISRLSEAQRQWVKSAGFGALLHFTLGEELPHKTIVNCLWWFEHNKCEFGLFPNRNLKITEDDVFDIIGLPQGKLDVKLEDSKDKIQS encoded by the exons ATGAG GTTGATTTTGAAGATTATACCAGAAGAAAGGAAGACAGGATGTTCGTTTTTCGACCCTATGTTCTTCATATCATATATGGATGCAGTTAAAAAGGCAAAGAAAAAAGATTCTACAGCAATTGAGAAAAGCAATGTGTGGAAGTGGATAAAGAAGCAAAAGATATTTGCTTGCAGATATGTTTTTGTTCCCATCTGCCAAAG TAATCATTGGAATCTTCTCATACTCTGTAACTTGGGAGAAGATTTGGAGATGAATGAAAAAAGTCCATGTATGCTGTTATTGGACTCACTTCAAGAAGCAGAACCAAAGAACCTAGAACCGTGCATCAAACA ATTTGTGTACCAAATGTATAAGAATGAGTCAGTACAAGGAACTGATGATGTTTTCCAGTTCGATTTGAGTATTCCAATGGTTCCTCAACAGGATGACGGTGAAAAATGTGGATACTATGTTCTTTACTATATGTTCAAGTTTTTGATGTCTTGTCCAGAAAACTTCAACATTAATGAACATGGTGGCTTt ATGAATAGCAGTTGGTTCACAGAGGAAGAGATGAACAACTTTTTCAACAATCTATCATCAGAGAAATTGCATACTGACCAAATGCAAGCTTCAGAAGACATAATTGTGGTCAAGGAAAAGA ATCTTTCAAGTAATATGGAAGTTGATGGCCAAAATGTCGATAATGAAATTGCTGCTGAAGAAATTGAAAAACTTTCTAAAGATGAACAAGAGGCTGAGATGGTGGTACAATGTGAACCTATTCGTTCACTAGTTGTGTACACTCCAGAGAGCTCACAGGAGCAGCAAGAACCCAACCAACCAACACCACCTGCAT CTGAAACAATTGCCACTCATGAAAAAGATGGCAAGGAAAAGCTGGCTGCTGCTGCACCTTCTGTGAGAAAATCTCCAAGGCTACAACCTataaaagaagatgaagaagatttcTCTATTCATATTGTCGACCCTGAGGGAGGAGAAAATGCAGACAAGGGACCAGCAGAAAAAGCACAAAGAATAGTAAGGGCGACAAAGAATGAAGGTGTCAATAAAAGGAAAGCCGTAGAAGAG GTACAACAtaataaggaaaagaaattgaagaaaaaggTGGAAGCAGagaatgaagatgaagaagtggaagaagaagaagaaaaagatgatgatgAGAAACCAAAAAAGATTTTAATCCGTGCTTATCCATCaacattttcaaaaacaatctCAAGGCTGTCTGAAGCTCAAAGGCAGTGGGTCAAATCTGCTGGGTTTGGTGCACTCCTTCATTTTACTCTTGGTGAGGAACTGCCACACAAGACAATAGTTAATTGCTTATGGTGGTTCGAGCACAATAAATGTGAGTTTGGTCTATTCCCAAATCGGAATCTTAAAATAACAGAGGATGATGTTTTTGACATAATTGGTCTACCCCAAGGGAAATTGGATGttaaacttgaagattctaaagATAAAATCCAAAGCTGA
- the LOC108219724 gene encoding uncharacterized protein LOC108219724 — protein sequence MDPIVRVLEVVPYSILRPPRLRLKLPSFSLPSAMTVYSLILLTYFMVVSGIVYDVIVEPPGIGSTQDRATGAVKPVVFMSGRVNGQYIIEGLSSGFMFVLGGIGIVLMDLALDKNRAKSVKVSFASAGICFVVIGYVMSMLFIRIKIPGYLR from the coding sequence ATGGATCCGATCGTCCGCGTCCTCGAGGTCGTCCCTTACAGCATTCTCCGGCCGCCGCGTCTCCGCCTGAAGCTCCCCTCCTTCTCCCTCCCCTCCGCCATGACCGTCTACTCTCTCATCCTCCTCACCTACTTCATGGTCGTCTCGGGCATCGTCTACGACGTCATCGTTGAGCCCCCGGGCATCGGGTCGACCCAGGACCGGGCTACTGGAGCGGTCAAGCCGGTGGTTTTCATGTCGGGTCGGGTCAACGGGCAGTACATTATTGAGGGGCTCTCGTCCGGGTTTATGTTCGTGCTTGGTGGAATTGGGATTGTGTTGATGGATTTAGCGCTTGATAAGAATAGAGCCAAGAGTGTGAAGGTTTCGTTTGCGAGTGCTGGGATTTGTTTTGTTGTGATTGGGTATGTGATGAGTATGCTTTTTATTCGTATTAAGATCCCCGGTTATCTACGTTAG
- the LOC108219723 gene encoding plant intracellular Ras-group-related LRR protein 6, with protein sequence MMLKQQQQKLAGMEVKKKRTSSFQKEEKVAGVDGQLLDLSGMSLETLPVVIDPSLNMTLVTTLDLSSNFLQSIPESLTARLLNVVVLDVHSNELKSLPNSIGCLSKLKVLNVSGNHLQSLPRTIENCRSLEELNANFNMLTRLPDTIGFELINLKKLMVNSNKLVFLPSSTSHLTNLRILDARLNCLRSLPDDLENLINLEILNVSQNFQYLTTIPYSVGLLLSLVELDVSYNKITTLPNSIGCLGKLQKLCVEGNPLVSPPTEVVEQGLEKVQVYLTQMINGQHKNSVRKSWGAKFKRYSTFSRANVHGNINYQKQEGYIIPSYNRIEVLASPNYTPKGSQKFMGMFSPMRLFSPKSYFTR encoded by the exons ATGATGCTTAAACAGCAGCAGCAAAAGCTAGCAGGGATGGAGGTGAAAAAGAAGAGAACTAGTAGTTTTCAGAAGGAAGAAAAGGTGGCTGGAGTTGATGGTCAACTACTGGATCTAAGTGGCATGTCTTTGGAGACTCTTCCGGTTGTTATTGATCCTTCTCTTAACATGACCTTAGTCACCACCTTGGATCTCTCCTCTAACTTTCTCCAG AGCATACCAGAGTCGTTAACTGCGAGACTCCTGAATGTTGTGGTGCTGGACGTGCACTCGAATGAGCTAAAGTCTCTTCCGAATTCAATAGGGTGTTTGTCAAAGCTCAAGGTTTTGAATGTCTCCGGGAACCATCTTCAGTCTCTCCCTCGGACCATTGAAAATTGCAG ATCACTGGAAGAACTAAATGCAAACTTTAACATGTTAACAAGACTTCCAGACACAATAGGGTTTGAACTCATCAACTTAAAGAAACTCATGGTCAATTCCAACAAGCTTGTTTTCCTTCCATCTTCCACCTCTCACTTGACCAACCTCCGTATCTTAGATGCCCGTTTAAACTGCCTTCGCTCCCTACCCGACGACCTTGAAAACCTGATCAACCTTGAAATCCTCAACGTGAGCCAGAACTTCCAGTACCTGACAACCATACCATACTCCGTAGGTCTCCTCCTGTCCCTCGTTGAACTGGACGTGAGTTACAACAAGATCACAACCTTACCCAACTCCATTGGCTGCCTTGGTAAGTTACAAAAACTCTGTGTTGAAGGTAATCCTCTTGTTTCACCACCAACTGAAGTTGTGGAACAGGGACTAGAAAAGGTGCAAGTGTACTTGACACAGATGATTAACGGTCAACACAAGAACTCTGTAAGGAAATCGTGGGGAGCAAAGTTTAAGAGATATAGTACCTTCAGCAGAGCAAATGTGCATGGTAATATTAATTATCAGAAACAGGAGGGGTACATCATTCCTAGTTATAATCGAATTGAGGTCCTTGCTTCACCCAATTACACACCAAAAGGATCACAAAAGTTCATGGGAATGTTCTCACCAATGCGACTCTTCTCACCCAAAAGTTACTTTACCAGATAG
- the LOC108223705 gene encoding RNA polymerase II transcriptional coactivator KELP — MAEKEELTAEQKMIEEKVIEILKSSDMDKTTEAKVRKLASEQLDLDLSQPDYKSFVRGVVNSYIEHLEDQENQKEEQEEKGEEEEVVAEENEEEGEQGQGAMEYDDNGDLIICRLSSKRRVTWGEFKGRNFLSIREYYDKEGKELPSAKGIALTAEQWACLKENVPAIEEAIKKISSS, encoded by the exons ATGGCGGAGAAAGAGGAACTTACAGCTGAACAGAAGATGATTGAAGAGAAAGTGATAGAGATTCTCAAAAGCTCCGACATGGACAAGACTACCGAAGCTAAGGTTCGTAAATTGGCTTCGGAGCAGCTAGATCTCGATCTCTCTCAACCTGATTACAAATCATTTGTGCGCGGAGTTGTTAATTCGTACATTGAGCATCTAGAGGACCAGGAAAATCAAAAGGAAGAGCAAGAAGAGAAAGGAGAGGAAGAAGAAGTGGTAGCAGAGGAGAATGAAGAGGAAGGAGAGCAAGGCCAAGGCGCGATGGAGTATGATGACAACGGCGATCTCATCATTTGTCGT TTATCGAGTAAGAGGAGGGTAACCTGGGGAGAGTTTAAAGGGAGAAACTTTCTGTCCATAAGGGAGTACTACGACAAAGAGGGAAAAGAGTTACCTTCCGCTAAAG GAATAGCCTTGACTGCTGAGCAGTGGGCATGCTTGAAGGAGAACGTTCCTGCTATTGAAGAGGCCATCAAGAAAATCAGTTCAAGTTGA